The DNA segment cgcCCCCCCACCGCCACCTACCATTTTAGTCTAATGCCATTGACCCAGCGAGCAGGGGAAGTGAATCAGTGGCTGTAAGGAGACACTTATTCAAGTATCACAAAATCACCTCCTAGGCTGAGGTGTAGCGCCCGGATAGAGCATGTCCCTGCTTCTGTCCCCAGCACGGGGActagggtggaggtggggaacaGGAGGGGAGGCAGATCATGGTTTGGCAACTTGAGCATTTGGGTTACGCAATTAACAGTTAGACTTATCATAAAGATGATGATCAGGAGTTCACGTGCAGATAAGTCTTCAACTCACAGTGGTCCGACTTCACCAAAAAGTGACACGCACTCCATgagaagtgtcttttttttttttttttttccgaagctggggaccgaacccagggccttgcacttgctaggcaagcgctctaccgctgagctaaatccccaacccctctgctttgcttttgaggcagagtctcacccCGTAGACTTGTTTGGCCTGAATGTCCCAATGTGGACCAGACCGGGCTCAAACCCTCCcaagctccacctgcctctccaaGGCTGGGGTTAAAGTCGTGCTCCACCACACCTAGGCAGGAAGTGCTCTTTGAATTTTGATCTTTTCCATTGGTGATATCTCTGCGTTATGGCGAGGAGTCACGTGGATGGCTGCTGAAGCTCGGCCATGCTAAACCATGGACCTCCTCAGTGTGTGTCTCCCACTTCTTCCCTCCTATGTATTCATTGGGACAGGGTCTGGATACGTAACCCAAGCTCCTTCAAATTCAGTTTTCCTGCTTCGCCCTCCCTCGTGCTGGGACTGTAGGCTTACACTACACTTCTGGTTTATTCAGTGCACTTCTTAAGaggatcatttttattttattttatttgagattcTTGGAAggtgtttggttttctttctttctgtcacatGGACTTTGGTAGCAAATCTAAATCAGGTGGAGGTGTTCATCCCTTCTGGGCTTCAGGAAATTGATTCCCGACCACCTTGCTAAAGCGACCACATAAAGTCTGTCAAGCACAGGACCACCAGAGACACGTATTTCAGAAATGTCCCTCATGGGGCCATCTCTACTGTGCTCCAAATAGCAAACTTCTTAGTGgcatgttgctgttgttgttgttgtgtatcCAGTGTAGTTAGGACAGGCATCGGGTGGCTCTGGCCCTTTTTGTCTCCAGTGTTGGTGCTTGTGGTTTTGGTCATCCCAGACCAGGACCCAAAAGCTAATGCATTTTGGACTTAGCAATGCTTTCTACTCACAATGGGCTTATCCCACCGTGAACAGAGAACATCATGCAAGgattactccccccccccccccccccggagctgaggaccaaacctagggccttgcgcttgctaggcaagcgctctaccactgagctaaatcttaGACCCCACAAGGATTACTCTTGTGGCATCTTTTATAACAGGGAAAAAGGCAGGAATATGTTGCCTTCCTATAATTCCAGTCAAgtgctctggaggctgaggcagggggattgcctgAGTTTAGGGTTAGCTGGCTCACTAGAGACCTTGCAtccaaaacaccaaaacaagaaataaaaatgtacatgaCCAATTATTGGTTTAAAAAGATAAAACGCTACGTAGTTGGGGAcgtggctcagtgggcaagacccctgctgtgcaaacatgagggcctgagtttgaatccctggaacccaaatAAAGCTGGCCATCGTATCTTGCATCTATGACCCCAATGCTCCAATGTCAAGGTAGTAGCTACAGACAGGAAGTCCCCAGAAGTCGAGGGCTAGTCTGGTCTGTGCAGTGGTGACatttgagagaccctgtctcaaacaggtAGGAGAGGACTGACATCTGCCTTGTTCTTAGACTTCCACTTGTGTGCCATGTGCACGCATGTATCCatgtacatacgtacacacacacacacacacacacacacacacacacacacacacacacactcgagatcaactggtgatgcacacctttaatcccagaactcaggaggcagaggcagggaaaatCTCTGAGTGTGAGCCcagttggtctacagagtgagtgccaggacagccaagactacacagagaaaccctgtctcaaaaaaaccatgtctcaaaataaccaaacaaaaaaacaaaaaacaaaaaacaaaaaacaaacagcctccccaaaacaaaacaacaaaagttatttccaaaaagaaaaaaagatatagagattatttttttttttttggacctgaggactgaacccagggccttgcacttgctaggcaagtgttctaccactgagctaaatccccaacccctagaactACATCTTGAtggggaaaatattaaaaaacactGCTCACCATCCTCCAGGGTCCTGACTGGTGTCATCTTACTGGCCCGCAAACATAGTTTGTAACTCTGAGTCATTCCTGAGCTGGCATAATGTGGTCAAGCTCTAGTTCTCCTCTGCTCCAAACAGAACAAACTCACACAGAGTGTCTTCAGGGACACCTGTGGCAGGCTCCTGCCCTGTCACCAGCTTCATTTGTCGCATGTTAACTGATGCCTGTTTGTTTCAGAGACTTCTCTAGACATCAGGGATACAGAGGAGATCAACCCAGGGTGGGATCATTCCAAGTAAAGATGACGTTCTCTGGGCCAGTCTTCCTTATCAGGTTTCCTAATGCCCTCCTGAACTCTGCCAGCCAATGTCTGTGCTCTCCCACAGACAAAGGTTCATTCACGGATATTCCTCCCTCTCTGTTCTGTTGCTGCCCTATTTGGACTTGCTCCAACGCACACCAGCCTGAAAGGCTGCTTGGTGTGTGGAAAGAGGAAAGCTGGGATTTGCAAACTCCTTCTCCACTCTGGACTTCATTTCTTCACTGGGAAGCACTGATTGGcagagccctcccacatcagtctgCCTGGCCAGATGACTTTTGACAAATCCGTTAACCTTTTTCAGGTGGTCCCCTCACCTATAAAGTCAGAACAAGACAATTACCTCCATAGCGTTGTAACAAGATTTGAGTGGTATAGTCATTTTGAAAGGTTTAGTTTACGGGTCGGGTAGCTCATGCCTTAATCCCCGAACTCTGCAAGCCGCGGTAAGACTGCTGTGAATTTGAGCCTGAGCTACGTGGCGAGTAGAAGTCCGATTGGGACTCTATATGACTACTCTGCTTGGAGACAACTGAAGggagggctggagatgtagcttggTTGGGTAGAATATGTGCTTGgggaagtcctgagttcaaatcctcgcACTGCATAAATCAGGTAGTAGATGCCTGGAATTCCAGCTCTGAGAAGGTAGAAActggagttcaagatcatccctGGCTTCAGAaagagtgtgaggccagcctgggctacctgagattCCATGGCTTCAGAAAGAcagagtgtgaggccagcctgggctacttgagtttttttttctctatgtagccctaggtGTTAGCCTGCTACTTGAGACTTTTATCctcaaaagaaagaggaagaagaagaggtggggaaagagaggagaacaAAGTGGGGTAAAGGTGATTGCCGAGCAGGCCTGACAACTTGAGCGTAATCCTCAGAGCCcacagggaggggaggaaagaacaGACTCCACAACATTGGAGTCCTCAGGGCTCCTCACAAATAAATCTAGAAGGAAAGTAAACAGATCTAGCCCAGTAAATATTAACTAATAGGCTGGGGAGCGGAGTTCGGTGATAGTGTACACCTCGAATGCCAGGTcgaaggaccagggttcaatccccaggacaacAAAGAGTTAGCAAGAGTGGTTTGAAGCCTTGCTACTTCCAGCCCTGGCTCCTTCTAGAGGGTTCAGTTTCTTTCATCTCTTTCGATCAGGATTGTCCTGCCCAGGGTCTTGTAGCAAGAGCTAGGCTAGTGTTTGTCAAACTCCAGACCTGGCTTGTGAATCAGTGGTAGCTGCTGCAGTGGGTGGACTGGGTTAGAACCAGGCCAGGGAAAAGGGGTTGGGAATGTTTAGAGATTTGAACATCATCTCTGCCCTGGAGAGTCCAGACTagccctcccccgccccctcctCCAGGTTCTAGAAATACCGATAGTTATCTTCTTATTCCCTTCTGCTCCAACAGGTCCTCTACAGTCTTCAGGAGGAGCAGTCCAGGCTCAAGACGAGGCTGCAGGAACTACAGCAGCTGAAAAGGGAGCGCATAGATGCTCCCAGAGACAAGGTCTGGTGGGAACGGAAGTATTCCTGGTGGGAAGGGGCTGAAGAGCACTTTGCAGCTCtgccagaggacacaggttcagttccTGGCCCCTACATGGGGCAGCTCCTAACTCCCTGTAGCTCCAGTTGCAGGAGAAAtaacacactcttctggcctcgcacgcatgcacacacacacatgcacacgtgcacgcatATATGTAATTACTTATTTCCTTGCTATGTGACCTCAAGTACATTGTTGGAGTTCTTTGATCTCTTTTCTCATCTGTGAGATGaagtttctcacctcccaggctTGTGTGAGGACAAGTCAAGAGCTTGTATGAAAAGTGCCTGGTGTGACGAGCCTATACCCACACAGTCCAGCTCTTCCATGAAAGCCTTCTGCACTGAGTGTCAACCAAACAGAATTGGGGAACACGTTCTGTCCAGAAGGGAGTGGAAGGGACCTCTCCTACTTTTCAAGATTGTTACTTACCCCCTTTCCCAACCTCTAGATCCCATTCCCGGTGCCTGAAGTCCCCGTGGTATTCCAAGGTCTAACTAAGCAGAGTGGCCAAGCACCCAAGTCTCTAGTTTCTAACTTGaagatctgctgccctctgccTGGAGGTTCTGCTCTGATCACCTTTGATGACCCCAAAGGTTagccttggtggtggtggtggggaatctGGGGAAGACTCAGAGGGGAAGTCATAAGGTTTCCCAGTACTGATCCTGTCCCTCCACCCAAGTGGTTGAGCGGTTGCTACAACAAAAGGAACATAAAGTTGACATCGAGGACTGCCGGCTGCGGGTGCAGATCCAGCCCTTGGAGCTGCCTATGGTGACCAACATCCAGGTGACACAGCGGTGGGTCCTCCATACAATAGGTGGGAGTCCGTGTTTGGGTCCTACAGATGAGTGGACCAGCTGAGCCTGCCCCATCTCCTGCCAGGTGTCCAGCCAGCCGGATAGCCACAGGGTGCTAGTCAGTGGCTTTCCTACTGGACTTAGGCTGAGTGAGGAGGAGCTACTGGACAAGTTAGAGATCTTCTTCGGCAAGGCCAAGAATGGAGGTGGGGATGTGGAGACCCGGGAGATGCTGCAAGGGACTGTCATGCTGGGATTTGCTAATGAAGAAGGTAAGGGTCCTGCAGGGGAGGTAGGGGGCCAGGGTGCATGAGACCGGGGGAAGAGACGCCTCAAAGGCCAAAGGCCATCATCCCTTCATTTCTCACAGTGGCCCAGCACTTATGCCAGATTGGCCAGTTCAGAGTCCCACTGGGTCGGCAGCAGGTCCTTTTGAGGGTCTCTCCCTATGTGAGTGGGGAGATCCAGGAAGCTGAGGTAAGTAAAGGTGGGGCTGGGGGGAGCATCTACTTGCCGGAGGGCTCAGGGCTCCCCAACCTCCCCAGCCTACACCGGAGCCTGAGCTTCCAGACCCATCCCATGTTTTTTGTGGAATGTTCCTTGTTCTAACCACTGCTCCCCATGGCCCTGCATTCCCATGAGCCCTTACAATtcatttcctgtctctttttctAGATCAAATTCCAGCAAGCACCTCATTCAGTGCTGGTGACGAATATTCCCGACGTCCTGGATGTGCAGGAACTGCATGACATTCTGGAGATCCACTTCCAGAAGCCTACCCGTGGGGGCGGAGAGGTGGAGGCCCTGGCAGTTGTACCTGTGGGGCAGCAGGGCCTGGCTGTCTTTACTTCTGAGTCAAGCTAGGGCTGCATGTCCACCTGCTGGGCATGGGACTGCTCATTGCCTAATGCTACCAAGAACAGTGAAAGGCAACCTGGTGTGACGGTCTTCTTTACTTCAAGACAGCTGTGGGAGGGCAGAACCCAGACCTTGACACTGGCTTTCCTCTAgttcactttctcttatttttttttttttcacttgagaCAAGACGTCTCTTGTCTATCCCTGGcattccctctgtagaccaggctggccttgaactcagagccgcctgtctctgcccccaagtgctgagattaaaggtgtgtactaccaccaTTCAGCTCTCCAGCAACTCTCAGAAAACATCTGGTCAGGACTCAGGGTTTGGCTGTTTATTGACACAGACACAAAGGCAGCTGTGGTAATGGGGTGGGGGACACAAAAGCAAAAATCACACTTCCTACATGGAGGCCTCAATTAGACAAGAGAGAGGCTGGGTCCCTCCCCTCACACtccttctgacagtggctggagtAACAGCTCTCTCTAATCCAAGCTCAGAAGCAGCAGGTGACCCCCACCTAGCCTCAAAGGTCCCCACTTTGGCTCCAGAAGCCCCTGTCCTTTTAACCAGCCCAGTAATTCCCCTACCCGAGCTCCTTCTCCCCCACCAGTGTAAACAGAGTTTGGGGCTGAACAACAGAGCTCTGGGAAGGCAGGAGCCTCCTAGATAGCAAAGGGAATGTGCTTGGAGTTTCACTTCGGTCCCAGAATGAGACCCAGCAGTGTCTCCCAGAACTCGGGCTGATCCAGTATACTGCCTCTTCATTCTCCACCACTGACAGATAGGCCAGGCCCCAGACCACAGTAAAAACAATTGATCCCCAGAGGTTAGAGCTACTCCCTACCCCCGACCCCTGGCACATACACAGATTTTTGGCAGTGTTGGACTGGGGAGGAGTAGGCCTCAGCTCCACCAGGACGAGGAAGGCACTGGGGAGAAGGGTGGAAAAGGAGCCAGAGATAGGGCTGcccgctacacacacacacacaagcacaggttTTCTGATGCTAAGGCACTGAGACAAATCCAGAGACCTCAGTGAAGGGTGGGGTACCCAGTACCCCTCCCAGAGCGGTGAGCCAGGGAGTCGGTCTGATTCCTGCCCTTGCGGTAGGAGGCAGCAAACTGGAGGTGGAAGAAGTCTAATTGTGCTTACGACACTGGGGACGGGAGACAAGGTTGGGGTGGGCCTCGTCGGCCTGGGTTGCATGAATACTACCGAGGCACGGGTACATGCTGGACTCACTCACACAGATTAGCCCCACATCCTGAGCTGACACAGATtctttgggtgggggtggggcaggagggaAGATGAGGCTAAGGGGGAAGCACACAGGATAGGGCAGGGACAGACTGGCTAACCTTGGCACAAAAGCAGCATGGCAGGCCCGGGAGAGGGGGGGTGGCAGGAAGCAGCCAGCCTCCTGCTGACCCTCCCTGTCCCCTTAGCAGGGCTCAGACATCCAAGTGGTCACTTCCCAACCTCTCtcgagggaaggaagggggagggaggccCCTGAGCAAAGAGCAAGCTCAGAGCAGGGAAGCAGTCATCAGCACAGAGACCTTTTCTGGGGAGGGAGGGTAGAGCATCATGACAGGATGAAATGTGAGAGGCTGGTGGGCAACACAACAGGACTTCCCATCTTCCCCCTTCCTGGCTCTCCAGGGCCCTCAGCCGCTGGCCCTAGGTCTCCTTCTCAGGCCCAGGAACCAAGAGGACTTTGCCTATGTTTTTCttctcctgcatctgcctcatGGCATCAGCCacctggagagaaagagaagaccaTTCCTGATGCTGTCTGTCCCACCTCCCTGAGCCAGGCTAAAGAAGACAGGTGCCACCTGCCCCTGGATCCTCTCCCGAGGTCCTGGGCTCTCTGGTGTAACCCAGGCCCTCTTGCCATCATGCTCACCTTCTCGAAGGGCCAGACTGAGTCGATTCGGGGTTTGATGTGGCCCTGATTGTACAGAGCCAGGAGGTGGGTAACCACTCTACTGACGAGCTCCACCTCACCGTCCAGGTAGCCCAGGTGGAAGCCGCACACAGCTCGGTTGGCCTGCAGCAGCTGCAGAGCTGTCACACTGAACTGATTCCACCAGGTGCGGGCCATGGCCATCAGGTTCCGCTTGGGGCCCGTCAGCAGGTTGGCCATTCCTAAAGGACAGAGTGACACGTCCTA comes from the Rattus norvegicus strain BN/NHsdMcwi chromosome 10, GRCr8, whole genome shotgun sequence genome and includes:
- the Ifi35 gene encoding interferon-induced 35 kDa protein, which produces MSVTLQAVLYSLQEEQSRLKTRLQELQQLKRERIDAPRDKIPFPVPEVPVVFQGLTKQSGQAPKSLVSNLKICCPLPGGSALITFDDPKVVERLLQQKEHKVDIEDCRLRVQIQPLELPMVTNIQVSSQPDSHRVLVSGFPTGLRLSEEELLDKLEIFFGKAKNGGGDVETREMLQGTVMLGFANEEVAQHLCQIGQFRVPLGRQQVLLRVSPYVSGEIQEAEIKFQQAPHSVLVTNIPDVLDVQELHDILEIHFQKPTRGGGEVEALAVVPVGQQGLAVFTSESS